One window of the Podospora pseudopauciseta strain CBS 411.78 chromosome 4, whole genome shotgun sequence genome contains the following:
- a CDS encoding hypothetical protein (CAZy:GH125; COG:S; EggNog:ENOG503NWZ6), protein MRPLATAQLLILLSQATPLVTSQDSSSSCLDYSTRSRTRHPPFSPGRHALSSARPSPSCRTFNLSSLESLLGTLPIADPDLLRLWQNTYPNTLDTAIKWHGHSNSPDSEEELTFIITGDINAMWLRDSARQLQSYLPLLTPSPSSDSLASLFRGTVNTQARNVLSAGYCNSFRPPPESGVISDEEGGDKDVVRPEYDRAGVFECKWEVDSLASFLELSRDYYFSTHDIEFFGRQGNWTEAVRRVVEVGRGMQRGTTYGADGRVLGSGYSFARMTTRSTETLANDGAGSPVASGTGLVRSAFRPSDDATTYQFLVPGNMMFCVALAGAAVIAEDLGEQELAGEMRAFSREVREGIEKFGVVEVVGEDGVSKEKVYAYEVDGFGGVVLGDDANLPSLLSAPVMGYVAGSDPVYQATRRRILSRRNPYYADGEVVKGVGSPHTGPGKVWPMSLVMQIMTSEDDEEIRGALKQILGSTDGLGLIHESIDGWDSTKWTREWFSWANGLFGAMIVDLAKRKEGLLRESFQ, encoded by the coding sequence ATGAGACCCCTCGCCACCGCCCAACTGCTGATCTTGCTATCCCAGGCAACCCCCCTCGTCACCTCCCAAGactcatcttcctcatgcTTAGATTACTCCACCCGCTCCCGCACCCgtcacccccccttctcccccggcCGGcacgccctctcctccgcccgcccctccccctcgtgCCGgaccttcaacctctcctccctcgagtCTCTCCTCGGCACCCTTCCCATCGCCGACcccgacctcctccgcctctgGCAAAACACCTaccccaacaccctcgacACAGCCATCAAATGGCACGGCCATTCCAACTCTCCCGATAGCGAAGAAGAACTGACCTTCATCATCACAGGCGACATCAACGCCATGTGGCTCCGCGACAGCGCCCGCCAGCTGCAGTCCTACCTCCCCTTGCtgaccccctcaccctcatctGACTCCCTGGCGAGCCTCTTCCGTGGAACGGTGAACACCCAGGCAAGAAATGTCCTCTCAGCTGGGTACTGCAACTCGTTCCGCCCGCCCCCCGAGTCAGGCGTCATTTCtgacgaggagggcggggacAAAGACGTGGTGCGTCCGGAGTATGACAGGGCTGGGGTTTTTGAGTGCAAGTGGGAGGTCGACTCGCTCGCTTCGTTTTTGGAGTTGTCGAGGGATTATTACTTTTCCACGCACGACATCGAGTTTTTTGGCCGACAAGGAAATTGGACTgaggcggtgaggagggtggtggaggtggggagggggatgcaGAGGGGGACGACGTATGGGGCTGATGGGAGGGTGCTGGGGAGTGGGTATAGCTTTgcgaggatgacgacgcGGTCGACCGAGACGTTGGCGAATGATGGGGCGGGAAGCCCTGTTGCTTCGGGGACGGGGTTGGTCAGGAGTGCGTTTAGGCCTAGTGATGACGCGACGACGTATCAGTTTTTGGTGCCGGGGAATATGATGTTTTGTGTGGCTTTggcgggggcggcggtgatTGCCGAGGATTTGGGGGAGCAAGAGCTGGCGGGGGAGATGAGGGCTTTttcgagggaggtgagggaggggattgagaagtttggggttgtggaggtggtgggggaggatggggtgagCAAAGAAAAGGTGTACGCGTATGAggtggatgggtttgggggggtggtgctgggggatGATGCGAATCTGCCGAGCTTGCTGTCGGCGCCCGTGATGGGGTACGTGGCCGGTAGTGATCCGGTTTATCAGGCTACGAGGAGACGGATCCTCAGCAGGAGAAATCCGTATTatgctgatggggaggtggtcaagGGGGTTGGGTCACCGCACACGGGCCCGGGCAAGGTTTGGCCTATGAGTTTGGTGATGCAGATTATGAcgagcgaggatgatgaggaaatTAGGGGCGCGTTGAAACAAATTTTAGGGAGTACGGATGGGTTGGGGCTGATCCATGAAAGCATTGACGGATGGGATAGCACAAAGTGGACGAGGGAGTGGTTCAGCTGGGCCaatgggttgtttggggcGATGATCGTGGATTTGGCGAAAAGGAAAGAGGGTTTGTTGAGAGAGAGCTTCCAGTGA
- a CDS encoding hypothetical protein (EggNog:ENOG503P0RX), with protein sequence MDRFNFFTGSSSRTNNNNNTNDTNDTITDNTTTNTVTIRTAPVVPRTSACNSSLRPPPGPHPATVENYNPYTNNNNNNNNNNNNNPSPYGLSYPIYQSYDPRTTNDEHVPLSPRFSPHSDPESGQHHPQPQQPQRLSFLARFPRPSFFGLRPPSSNYSGAGLRGAPPTVINGQEATVESPKSPAFRIREQALPSTRLHLPGLERVWTGGSNGPPTRPGTTTAGQEEVAEPERAVARGSNRSRRHRREGSGGSRREGGETREERRRRRRDRETRRRRTEQGSSTSSGSRTGGGSRRKPPKNFLFCFPWIKSRRIRTQILRCFVSGLFLILILTVYLSLTLTKNITSSEFTILLILIILFITIFFCHSLIKLCMLVIKSRNGTLQSSNSSSREGGVVRPEMIQQIAPGSGYAIPREPIRVVLARDEEAVGIESEATKLGPPAYGLWRESVRVDPDRFYWARNQAAAGPGGAEGGNTSEETLDSGVSSDPSSRGTGGVRRPPSYASDDGVSYVVEARPRSMVPPPLGSEENAAGLHPAERERLQQQRPAVWV encoded by the exons ATGGACCGcttcaacttcttcaccGGGTCCTCCTCCCggaccaacaacaacaacaacaccaatgACACCAACGACACCATAaccgacaacaccaccaccaacacagTCACCATCCGCACCGCCCCCGTCGTTCCCCGAACCTCAGCCtgcaactcctccctccgtCCTCCACCAGGCCCCCACCCAGCAACAGTGGAAAATTACAACCCctacaccaacaacaacaacaacaacaacaacaacaacaacaacaacccctccccctacgGCCTCTCCTACCCAATCTACCAATCCTACGACCCCCGCACAACAAACGACGAACACGTCCCCTTATCCCCCCGTTTCTCCCCCCACTCCGATCCCGAATCcggccaacaccacccccagccccaacaaccccagcgGTTGTCCTTCCTCGCCCGGTTCCCCCGCCCCTCATTCTTTGGTTTGCGCCCCCCAAGCAGCAACTACTCTGGTGCTGGGTTGAGAGGTGCACCGCCCACGGTGATCAACGGGCAGGAAGCGACGGTGGAGAGCCCAAAGAGCCCGGCCTTCAGGATCAGGGAGCAGGCGCTGCCGAGCACGAGGTTGCACTTGCCTGGGCTGGAGAGGGTATGGACTGGGGGGAGCAACGGGCCGCCAACTAGGCCTGGGACGACGACGgctgggcaggaggaggtggctgagccggagagggcggtggcgAGGGGGAGCAATCGGTCCAGGAGGCATAG gagggaggggagcggGGGGTCGAGACGGGAAGGCGGGGAGAcgagagaagagaggaggcggcggaggagagaTAGAGAAACTCGACGACGGAGAACAGAACAGGGAAGTTCAACCAGTAGCGGCAGTCGAAcaggcggcggcagcaggagGAAACCCCCCAAGAACTTCCTCTTTTGCTTCCCCTGGATCAAGTCCAGGCGCATCCGCACGCAGATCCTGCGATGTTTTGTGTCGGGTTTGTTTCTGATACTCATCTTGACTGTGT ACCTCTCCCTGACCCTCACCAAAAACATCACCTCGTCCGAGTTCACCATCTTGctcattctcatcatcttgttcatcaccatcttcttctgccACAGCCTCATCAAGCTCTGCATGCTGGTGATCAAGTCACGGAACGGGACACTGCAAAGTAGtaactcctcctccagggAAGGCGGGGTGGTAAGGCCAGAGATGATCCAGCAAATCGCCCCAGGGAGCGGGTACGCCATCCCACGGGAGCCCATCAGGGTTGTGCTCGCGAGGgacgaggaggcggtggggaTCGAGAGCGAGGCGACAAAGTTGGGCCCCCCCGCGTATGGACTTTGGAGGGAGAGTGTG AGAGTTGATCCGGATAGGTTTTACTGGGCTAGGAaccaggctgctgctgggccgGGGGGTGCCGAGGGTGGGAATACAAGCGAGGAGACGTTGGACAGCGGTGTCTCTTCTGATCCGAGCTCGAGGGGCAccgggggggtgaggaggccACCGTCGTATGCttctgatgatggggttAGTTATGTGGTGGAGGCGAGGCCGAGGTCGatggtgccgccgccgttgggGAGTGAGGAAAATGCGGCTGGTCTGCATCCGGCGGAGAGGGAAAggttgcagcagcagcggccgGCGGTTTGGGTGTAG
- the GIS2 gene encoding gig suppressor (COG:O; EggNog:ENOG503NX95), whose amino-acid sequence MFGNMSSAHKRACYKCGELGHQADGCPAPARLCYNCIPTDHESNECPLPRTTKSKQCYHCQGVGHVQAECPTMRLNGGPGGPHNRCYTCGQPNHIARNCPSAQGGMAPGPMPGRGGFGPARGGFHPGGARHATCYKCGGPNHYARDCQAQAMKCYACGKLGHISRDCTAPNGGPLNTAGKTCYQCGEAGHISRDCPKRNGANGADAPEVDLGNPQVAQAPAPGAPLA is encoded by the exons ATGTTCGGAAACATGTCTTCGGCTCACAAGCGCGCGTGCTACAAGTGTGGCGAGTTGGGTCACCAGGCCGATGGCTGCCCAGCTCCCGCCCGTCTCTGCTACAACTG CATCCCAACAGACCACGAGTCGAACGAGTGCCCCCTGCCCCGCACCACCAAGTCCAAGCAGTGCTACCACTGCCAGGGTGTTGGCCACGTCCAGGCTGAGTGCCCTACCATGCGCCTGAACGGCGGCCCTGGCGGTCCTCACAACCGCTGCTACACCTGCGGACAGCCCAACCACATTGCC CGCAACTGCCCTAGCGCTCAGGGCGGCATGGCCCCCGGCCCCATGCCCGGCCGTGGTGGCTTCGGTCCTGCCCGTGGCGGCTTCCACCCCGGCGGCGCCCGCCACGCCACCTGCTACAAGTGCGGTGGCCCCAACCACTACGCTCGCGACTGCCAGGCTCAGGCTATGAAGTGCTACGCCTGCGGCAAGCTCGGCCACATCTCGCGCGACTGCACCGCTCCCAACGGCGGTCCCCTCAACACTGCTGGCAAGACCTGCTACCAGTGCGGTGAGGCTGGCCACATTTCCCGGGACTGCCCCAAGCGCAACGGTGCTAACGGTGCCGACGCCCCCGAGGTTGACCTTGGAAACCCCCAGGTTGCACAGGCTCCTGCTCCCGGTGCCCCCCTTGCTTAA